In the genome of Deinococcus deserti VCD115, one region contains:
- a CDS encoding aldo/keto reductase yields MHYRQLGRTGIEVSEIGFGAWAIGGDAWGPVEDAASIRAMERALELGVNFIDTADVYGNGHSETLVAQVIKNRRDQIVVASKGGLMGHHRDPNQEPVYDRPEKIIAAFEESLRRLQTDYIDVYFDHIWWNNPRETEAFLTAFDRLKQEGRVRAVGVSTDDFEYVQHFNHGAALDVVQLDYSLLNRKAEQHILPYCLEQGIGVVVRGPLRMGMLTGKFTAGTEFPEGDVRHNWPREDWYQAQLGQVQQLSALTSQERSLGQLALRFVLNHPAVSVAIPGGKTPEQVEQNVEASARPLLEEEDIRQIEQVTPGA; encoded by the coding sequence ATGCACTACCGTCAGCTCGGCAGGACAGGCATTGAAGTTTCGGAAATCGGGTTCGGCGCCTGGGCCATCGGAGGCGACGCCTGGGGTCCGGTGGAGGACGCTGCTTCCATCCGCGCCATGGAGCGGGCACTGGAACTGGGAGTCAACTTTATTGATACGGCAGACGTGTACGGCAACGGTCACAGTGAGACCCTGGTTGCCCAGGTCATCAAAAACCGCCGTGACCAGATCGTTGTTGCCAGTAAGGGCGGTCTGATGGGCCATCACCGCGACCCGAATCAGGAACCCGTCTACGACCGCCCGGAGAAGATTATCGCCGCGTTCGAAGAGAGCCTGCGCCGGCTGCAGACCGATTACATTGACGTCTACTTCGACCACATCTGGTGGAACAACCCCCGTGAGACCGAAGCATTCCTGACAGCCTTCGACCGGCTGAAACAGGAGGGCCGGGTCCGGGCCGTTGGTGTCTCTACCGACGACTTCGAATATGTCCAGCATTTCAATCATGGTGCTGCGCTGGATGTGGTGCAGCTCGACTACAGCCTGCTGAACCGCAAGGCAGAGCAGCACATCCTTCCGTACTGCCTTGAGCAGGGCATTGGTGTGGTGGTACGCGGCCCGCTGCGCATGGGGATGCTGACAGGAAAATTTACGGCTGGAACCGAGTTTCCGGAAGGCGACGTGCGCCACAACTGGCCCAGGGAAGACTGGTATCAGGCGCAGCTGGGTCAGGTGCAGCAGCTCAGCGCACTGACGTCACAGGAACGCAGCCTGGGCCAGCTGGCCCTGCGTTTTGTGCTGAACCACCCTGCGGTGTCTGTCGCGATTCCTGGCGGCAAGACCCCCGAGCAGGTTGAGCAGAACGTGGAGGCATCGGCCCGGCCCCTCCTGGAGGAAGAGGATATCCGACAGATCGAGCAGGTTACTCCAGGAGCATGA